The following are encoded in a window of Bradyrhizobium sp. WBOS07 genomic DNA:
- a CDS encoding shikimate kinase: protein MSDAALPIPASPEADILSALGSRSIVLVGMMGVGKSTIGRRMALRLKLPFVDADTEIETSAQMTIPEIFERHGEAYFRDGEARVIARLLDGGPVVLATGGGAFMREETRKRIAAKAVSIWLKADHDVIMRRVRRRADRPLLQTADPEGTVTRLLTEREPVYGHADLTIASRDVPHDRIVEECIEALRAHLCGEQAAPPSADVASALR, encoded by the coding sequence ATGTCCGACGCCGCGTTGCCGATACCAGCTTCGCCCGAAGCCGACATCCTGTCGGCGCTGGGATCGCGCTCGATCGTGCTCGTCGGTATGATGGGAGTGGGCAAATCCACCATCGGCCGTCGCATGGCGCTCAGGCTCAAGCTGCCCTTCGTCGATGCCGACACCGAGATCGAGACGTCGGCCCAGATGACCATCCCGGAGATCTTCGAGCGCCATGGCGAGGCCTATTTCCGCGACGGCGAGGCGCGGGTGATCGCGCGGCTGCTCGACGGCGGGCCGGTGGTGCTGGCGACCGGCGGCGGCGCCTTCATGCGCGAGGAGACGCGCAAGCGTATCGCGGCAAAGGCGGTGTCGATCTGGCTCAAGGCGGACCACGACGTCATCATGCGCCGCGTGCGCCGCCGCGCCGACCGCCCGCTGCTGCAGACCGCCGATCCCGAAGGAACCGTGACGCGCCTCCTCACCGAGCGCGAGCCGGTCTATGGCCATGCCGACCTCACCATCGCCTCGCGCGACGTGCCGCACGACAGGATCGTCGAGGAATGCATCGAGGCGCTGCGCGCCCATCTTTGCGGCGAACAGGCCGCTCCCCCATCTGCCGACGTGGCGAGTGCGTTGAGATGA
- a CDS encoding histidine kinase, whose translation MPSLFRFLTVVAVLAGIVYGVVFALANFVTPKSREMTVTIPPDKFLKK comes from the coding sequence ATGCCCAGCCTGTTCCGCTTCCTGACGGTCGTCGCCGTGCTCGCCGGCATCGTCTATGGCGTGGTCTTCGCACTGGCCAACTTCGTCACGCCCAAGTCGCGGGAAATGACGGTGACGATTCCGCCGGATAAATTTCTCAAGAAATAG
- the xerD gene encoding site-specific tyrosine recombinase XerD → MRNQPSDARLTGLFLDMLAAEQGAGPNTLDAYRRDLTDFSEFLGRVGRSFADAETQTLRDYLADLDSRGFKSTSVARRLSALRHLYRFLLNERIRAEDPAAILSGPKRGRGLPKVLSISDVDRMLRRAKELSEAEDASPAKRLRALRLYCLLEVLYATGLRVSELVALPRSAAKRDARMIVVRGKGNKERLVPLNEASRQAMTDYLAATEAAKADKKNSVAASKWLFPSFGESGHLTRQHFARDLKELAIASGLQARLVSPHVLRHAFASHLLHNGADLRIVQTLLGHTDISTTQIYTHVVEERLKSLVRDLHPLAEK, encoded by the coding sequence ATGCGCAACCAGCCCTCAGACGCCAGGCTCACCGGCCTGTTCCTCGACATGCTCGCGGCGGAACAGGGCGCCGGGCCCAATACGCTCGACGCCTATCGCCGCGACCTCACCGATTTCTCGGAGTTTCTCGGCCGCGTCGGCCGCAGCTTTGCCGATGCCGAGACGCAGACGCTGCGCGATTATCTCGCCGATCTCGACAGCCGCGGCTTCAAATCCACCAGCGTGGCGCGGCGGCTGTCGGCGCTGCGGCATCTCTATCGCTTCCTGCTGAACGAGCGCATCCGAGCCGAGGATCCCGCCGCGATCCTGTCGGGCCCCAAGCGCGGCCGCGGCCTGCCGAAAGTGCTGTCGATCTCCGATGTCGACCGCATGCTTCGCCGCGCCAAGGAATTGAGCGAGGCGGAGGATGCCTCGCCGGCGAAACGGCTGCGTGCCTTGCGGCTCTACTGCCTGCTCGAGGTGCTCTACGCCACGGGCCTGCGCGTCTCCGAGCTGGTGGCGCTGCCGCGCTCGGCGGCCAAGCGCGATGCCCGCATGATCGTGGTGCGCGGCAAGGGCAACAAGGAACGCCTGGTGCCGCTCAACGAGGCCTCGCGGCAGGCGATGACGGATTACCTTGCGGCGACGGAAGCTGCAAAGGCGGACAAGAAAAACAGCGTGGCCGCCTCGAAATGGCTGTTTCCCTCCTTCGGCGAGAGCGGACACCTGACGCGGCAGCATTTCGCCCGCGACCTCAAGGAGCTCGCAATCGCCTCGGGCCTGCAGGCTCGGCTGGTGTCCCCGCACGTGCTGCGCCATGCCTTCGCCAGCCACCTCCTGCACAATGGTGCGGATTTGCGCATCGTGCAGACCCTGCTCGGCCACACCGATATTTCCACCACCCAGATCTACACCCATGTGGTCGAGGAGCGGCTGAAGAGCCTGGTGCGCGACCTGCACCCGCTGGCGGAGAAGTAG
- a CDS encoding acetyl-CoA carboxylase carboxyltransferase subunit alpha → MQDQMRSYLDFEKPVAELDSKLDELRTLAASGTDIADEIGRIEDKAAQALADLYQNLTPWQKTLVARHPQRPHFNDFIKGLITEFTPLAGDRKFGEDEALVAGFGRFRGEPICVMGQEKGDSTESRIRHNFGMARPEGYRKCVRLMEMAERFGLPVLSLADSAGAYPGIGAEERGQAEAIARSTDACLALSVPNVAIITGEGMSGGAIAITTANRVLMLEHAIYSVISPEAASSILWRDGTKAQEAANNMKITAQDMLRFGVIDHILKEPVGGAHRDPAAMIATTGEAIAKAFDELRGLDGDAIRKQRRQKFLDIGRKLG, encoded by the coding sequence ATGCAAGACCAGATGCGCAGCTATCTCGACTTCGAAAAGCCGGTCGCCGAGCTCGATTCCAAGCTCGACGAGCTCAGGACGCTGGCGGCCTCCGGCACGGATATCGCTGACGAGATCGGGCGGATCGAGGACAAGGCGGCGCAGGCGCTGGCCGACCTCTATCAGAACCTGACGCCGTGGCAGAAGACGCTGGTGGCGCGGCATCCGCAGCGGCCGCATTTCAACGACTTCATCAAGGGCCTGATCACCGAATTCACCCCGCTCGCCGGCGACCGCAAGTTCGGCGAGGACGAGGCGCTGGTCGCCGGCTTCGGCCGCTTCCGCGGCGAGCCGATCTGCGTGATGGGCCAGGAAAAGGGCGATTCCACCGAGAGCCGGATCCGGCACAATTTCGGCATGGCGCGGCCCGAGGGCTATCGCAAATGCGTGCGGCTGATGGAGATGGCCGAGCGGTTCGGCCTGCCGGTGCTGTCGCTCGCCGATTCCGCCGGCGCCTATCCCGGCATCGGCGCCGAGGAGCGCGGCCAGGCCGAAGCCATCGCCCGCTCGACCGACGCGTGCCTGGCGCTGAGCGTGCCGAACGTCGCCATCATCACCGGCGAGGGCATGTCGGGCGGCGCCATCGCCATCACCACCGCCAACAGGGTGTTGATGCTGGAGCACGCGATCTACAGCGTGATCTCGCCGGAAGCGGCGTCGTCGATCCTCTGGCGCGACGGCACCAAGGCGCAGGAAGCCGCCAACAACATGAAGATCACCGCCCAGGACATGCTCCGCTTCGGGGTGATCGACCACATCCTGAAGGAGCCGGTCGGCGGCGCCCACCGCGACCCCGCCGCCATGATCGCCACCACGGGTGAGGCCATCGCCAAGGCCTTCGACGAGCTGCGCGGCCTCGACGGCGACGCCATCCGCAAGCAGCGGCGGCAGAAATTCCTCGATATCGGCCGGAAACTGGGCTGA